The Megalobrama amblycephala isolate DHTTF-2021 linkage group LG8, ASM1881202v1, whole genome shotgun sequence region tgtttaattaatcagatcttgagaagctgtggctgaagtcagttgtagttattgtgtttcttttcagtgattctgcttgttaacagcaggcgttcatcaataatgctcaatcataacttaattatctcattaactttcaCTCTGCTTCaatatagagagggaccatgtgagcagagttgatttaactctggagattttgctctGTGTACTCCGAATCGAATCAGCGGCTACAGGTGTCGTCGATTGTTTTCCTCCCGCTGTCGGTAAAGTGCTATAAGAGACGCCGAGCCGGTGCGCCACAGCCGAACAGAAGGAATCCTTCGGCTCTAAACATCATCAATGATTGTGAATTCAGATTTCTAGAATACAGAATAAAGTTAAGGCAAACACATTTGAAGGGCTCTGAAATTACTCTACACTAGTAATCTAGCTCAAAGACTACTCTAGAACTCTGTTCAGTCGAGCTGTGAAGCGTTGAACTCGTTCATAGGACACTCACGCCATCTGTGGACTGATCGCAAGCCGAGGCTCGTCatattgtaatattaaaaatagtgcaattttagacatttatataaataactcTAAAATCGTGCTTTTAAGTTTGCTTTTTTTCAGCTTtccatatacatgtatatatatatttatatagtagcctatatacacacacatacatacatgaaTCTGTGTGTTGTTGGCACCTCAACAAACAACCGAccgctctctctctgtctctctgacAGCAAACAAACGTCAGAATAAATGTTTACGCTCCAGTATAAATATTGTGCATCTGATGCAAAACTAGTGATGTTGGCATTTTTACAGAACCGTTTTGTATTGAAGATGAGGGTAAAATTGAACCCTGAAACTTTctacaatgcaaaaaaatgatgttcttcctcagtgtttatatcttgcTTTCCAGCACAAACATCTAAACAGTGTTAAATTGAGATATTGAGTGGTTTaagtgcttaaaacaagaacaaacatttatatttgttcttgttttaagcacaaactcacttcattttgatgatttttcttttttcagtaaACATGActattttgcttctccagtaaatgtatcttgatttaagaatgtttcgATGTTTGCGCTGGACAGACGAGACTTTTTCCAGCGAAGAATCAaacctgtttttgtttgttgtcagAGTTTGTCAGTACAGAGAGAGAAGAGGACAAATAACATGTaaatatgtatagaaagttcgtCTCGGTCCGAGTGAAAAGGCAAGACCGGAGCAAATCCGGAAGCGGCAGCTCTCGTGTGAGTCTGTTGTGCAACTGCCGTGATTTTCCTCCGACAAACGGGAAGCACGATCGCTCATACTAATGCACTGAGGTGCTGACGTCAGCTCGTCAGACCTGCTGTGCTTTCTGTTTGTCTTTGTTGCGGGTGTTTCTGCTGTCCGTGCGGCTGATCTGAATGACGCCCTGCACCAGCAGCGCCGGAGGTGCGGACTGAGTCTGTGCGTGGCGCGGCAATGACGACGGGTGGTAGTAGTGCCCTATGACTTCACTGTACGCGGGCGGAGCGCCCTCCAGCCTCCCGGCGCTGATGCCCGCGTCGATCAGAGGACTGTCGAAGACGGTGCGGTTGGGAGGCGCTCGGACCGACTCTCGGTTGAGCTCCAGCTGCTGCTCGGGGTCTCGGAGCTGAAGGGTACACGGGCCCTGGTACGGCGGAGGCTCTTCTCCGTCTGACAGCGAGATGGTCGGCGGGAGGTCGATGATGGCGTGGGGAAGGTACGGGTACGTGGGCTGGAAGCGGTCCAGACGCTCACGCTGAAGGTACGACGGGACCCGGTCCGGAGGTCGAGGAGTGTAGACCTGCTGGAGACACGGACACCAGAGTCAAACGGGATCTGGAATGATGCATGTCTACAAATACAGCTGGCATGTTGCCGTCTTCACTCATACTTATCCCAGACAAAAAAAACACCTCGAATgcaagttgttgttttttttccagtaaagtcaaagtaatatattttgttcaataacattttttaatgttttgtattttgaaggAATTTTATGGTACCAAGTAACATTTATGCATTCTTGAAGCATAAATTCTGTCCTTTTTTGCATCATTACtatgcatttttaatgcaatttcttggcatttttgttcaaatatttttctaatattttgaggGAATGTTATACCAAGTAATATTTATACATTCTTTTTGCATCAATATTATGCATTTTATggcatttttgttcaataatatgttttaatattttgtattttaagagAATCTTATGGCACTAAGTAATATTTATGCATTCTTTTCGCATAAATACTATCCTTTTTTGCATAAATATGCatttgtatgcattttttttttacatttttgttcaataatatttttttatattttgtattttgagggAATCTTATGGTaccaagtaacatttctgcattCTTGAAGCATAAATTCTATCCTTTTTTGCATCATTACtatgcatttttaatgcaatttcttggcatttttgttcaataatatttttttatattttgtattttaagagAATCTTATGGCACCAAGTAATATTTATGCATTCTTTTTGCATAAATACTATCCCTTTTTtgcataaatatgcatttttatgcatttttttttttttttttacatttttgttcaaaaatatttttctaatattttgtattttgagggAATGTTATACCAAGTAATATTTATACATTCTTTTTGCATCAATATTATGCATTTTATggcatttttgttcaataatatgttttaatattttgtattttaagagAATCTTATGGCACTAAGTAATATTTATGCATTCTTTTCGCATAAATACTATCCTTTTTTGCATAAATATGCatttgtatgcattttttttttacatttttgttcaataatattttttaatattttgtattttgagggAATCTTATGGTACCAAGTAACATTTATGCATTCTTGAAGCATAAATTCTATCCTTTTTTGCATCATTACtatgcatttttaatgcaatttcttggcatttttgttcaataatatttttttatattttgtattttaagagAATCTTATGGCACCAAGTAATATTTATGCATTCTTTTTGCATAAATACTATCCCTTTTTtgcataaatatgcatttttatgcatttttttttttttttttacatttttgttcaaaaatatttttctaatattttgtattttgagggAATGTTATACCAAGTAATATTTATACATTCTTTTTGCATCAATATTATGCATTTTATggcatttttgttcaataatatttttatttaatattttggattTTGAGGGAATCTTATGATACTAAGTAATATTTATGCATTCTTTTTGCAtcaatattacacattttatgcattttctTGGCATTTTTGttcaatcatttttatttaatattttgtattttgatagaattttatagtaatatttatgcATTCTTTTTGCATAAATACTatgcatttttatgaaatttcttgtctttttgttcaataatttttttttaatcattttgtattttaagaGAATCTTATGGCACCAAGTAATATTTATGCATCCTTTTTTGCATAAATATGCatttgtatgcatttttttttttacatttttgttcaataatattttttaatattttgtattttgagggAATCTTATGGTACCAAGTAACATTTATGCATTCTTGAAGCATAAATTCTATCCTTTTTTGCATCATTACtatgcatttttaatgcaatttcttggcatttttgttcaataatatttttttatattttgtattttaagagAATCTTATGGCACCAAGTAATATTTATGCATTCTTTTTGCATAAATACTATCCCTTTTTtgcataaatatgcatttttatgcatttttttttttttttacatttttgttcaaaaatatttttctattattttgtattttgagggAATGTTATACCAAGTAATATTTATACATTCTTTTTGCAtcaatattatacattttatggcatttttgttcaataatattttttatttaatattttggattTTGAGGGAATCTTATGATACTAAGTAATATTTATGCATTCTTTTTGCAtcaatattacacattttatgcattttctTGGCATTTTTGttcaatcatttttatttaatattttgtattttgatagaattttatagtaatatttatgcATTCTTTTTGCATAAATACTatgcatttttatgaaatttcttgtctttttgttcaataattttttttttatcattttgtattttaagaGAATCTTATGGCACCAAGTAATATTTATGCATTCTTTTTGCATAAATACTATCCCTTTTTtgcataaatatgcatttttatgctttttttttttttttacatttttgttcaaaaatatttttctaatattttgtattttgagggAATGTTATACCAAGTAATATTTATACATTCTTTTTGCATCAATATTATGCATTTTATggcatttttgttcaataatatgttttaatattttgtattttaagagAATCTTATGGCACTAAGTAATATTTATGCATTCTTTTCGCATAAATACTATCCTTTTTTGCATAAATATGCatttgtatgcatttttttttacatttttgttcaataatattttttaatattttgtattttgagggAATCTTATGGTACTAAGTAATATTTATGCATTCTTTTCGCATAAATACTATCCTTTTTtgcataaatatgcatttttttacatttttgttcaattatattttttaatattttgtattttgagggAATGTTATACCAAGTAATATTTATGCATTCTTATTGCAtcaatattattcattttatgcattttttttgggcatttttgttcaataatattttttatttaatattttgtattttgagggAATCTTATGATACTAAGTTTTATTTATGCATTCTTTTTGCATAAATAGCAAATAATAAATGTGATTTATAAGGAATGCCActaatatttatgtttgttttattcttagattcctgttctgttctgttctgcaTTTGTTGTGGAGTGAGAGGatctaaaatgcatgtttatagagtttagaatgtttataaacattttcatattaattctgaatgtcaTAACAACATTAATCTTTACACTGATGTGacttatttgtgttttttttctctcaacaaTGCAATTTGGACCCTTTGTGACTTATTTTCTGTCTGGATGAGAGTACAGAGTAATAACAGCGTTGCATATAAATGCagttattaatgaaataaatcatACCTCACTGATGGCACTAGAAGAGCCTGGAGCATCAGAGGACCACAGACTGCCCTCCTGAATAAAACACAGAGAAAAACACATGAtacagaaacagaaacaatttatatttatataaggacttaaaatatacaatatattttttttattttttaatgcacattAATGTAATTTGCTATAGTTCAATAATAAAGAGACTCTAAAAGCATCATTTCTCATTTCCAACCGCTTGAGAGAAACACTGGTCGTCTATCATGCATTCAGCCCAGTTTCAATCATCATTCAACGATGATATCAAGATGAATCATAATGTGTTCAATCGTGACATATTGCAGTGTGTCATATTGTGAGGTAGTTTATTCTACAGCCACTAGATGTCAGGATTTCTGTAATGAGTCTAGAATGAGTTAAATTGCTaaactgtcacacacacacacactcatgagTGTCATGAGTCATTGATAATGTGACCCAGCCGAAGCTAACATTAGCACAGTTACTCGACAGTGATCCGAAACCTGTGAGACGGACATCAGCGTGTGTGAATGAAGCATCATGGacagtacagtgtgtgtgtgtgtgtgtgtttcttacCGACGGCAGGGGCAGGTGGCGTCTGCGCGCTCGTCCGTGGCGAGAGATGAGAGATCGCGCAGAGAGTCTGTAGTGATTCAGCAGACATGTGATCAccaccaccatcatcatcatcaccaccacgATCACCAGGATCTGAACAAACTCCAGCTGGGctgcagacagacagaaatacTGTACATCAGACtgaattctacagcagagcttTTCAATCTTTCAGACGCCCATTTATGATCATCCCATCCGAATGTTTAAAAGACAGCTATAAGTTATATAGAAAGACAGTTTGTagtatgaaaaataaatattatatttattgagTTTTTTTCTATTCACTATAGTACTgcacaatgtatttttattttattttaataatttattattttttgtcatttaattttaattcattttaatctattttttatcatttattttattcatttactgatatacacaatttttaatctcatatttatttctttattttgttcatttattcatatcaaaTTTGTACTTTTAATTAGGCATGCAAAGGGCGACTGGTAAATTTCCAGAAACCTTCCAAAATTTCCTGAAAGTTTTCaaaaatcctggaaagtttACCGGAAATTTTCCACCCCTTTGCATCCCTACTTTTAATTCatataaatcttatttgtaatataataatataatataatataatataatataatataatataatataatataatataatataatataatataatataatataatataatataataaagattTATATGAATTAAAAGTAGGGAtgcaaatattatattatatttatttgattgattgattgattgattgatttttacaCTGTTTTTCTCTACACATTTTCTCAGACTCCAGTTCTTttgtcatgttaataaaggtttttctcaaaatgagtgaAACTCTTTCTTGAGTCCACATGAAATTAGACTAAAACAGACAAAATCAGATCCTAAGATTCAAAAAGGTCTCGAAGGAGCTTCATGAACTCagatttaaagtaaaaacagcaaaaaaaactaCTAGTTCCAACTAGaacaaaatttaaacatttcagtGACTCCAAAAACAACTGTGAAATATTTACAAACCCAAAAATACACTGTATATTAGACATATTTATACTctatcattcatttttaaatgtttttaaaataagtctcaccaaggctgcatttatttgatcaaaaatacagtaaaaattttgaaatttttttacaatttaaaacagctgttttctatgtgaatatatagtaaagtgtaatttattcctgtgatcaaagctgaattttcagcatcattactccagtcttcagtgtcacatgatccttcagaaatcattctaatatgctgatttgctgctcaagaaacatttatgattattatcaatattgcttcttattttattttttaggattctttgatgaatagaacagtatttatttgaaacagaatctTTTAtcacattataaatgcctttactgtcacttttgatcaaatcaatgcatcattgatgaataaaagcgtcttgcaaaaaaacaaaacaaaagtagctgactccaaacttttgtttacatatttttaaagtcTAGTCAGCATCACAGTTAATGAAAGAAAAAGTGGAAACCTGACCGCAGTTGCACCATTAAGTCTGCAACAAGAAGACTTTAACACAAACTATcaaaataatttagaaataaaaagcaGCCTGAACCTACAACAGTAAAAAGCATCTCTAAAACACTCGGTCAGACTCACCGCTGCAGCGGCTCTGAACACACGGCTGCGAAGCGTCCGCTGCATGAAGCTGCATGATGATGCCACGTTCACATCCACTGGAGTCAAACTAACACTAAACACTAAACTCCTGCGTTCCCACACACATCTCCAGCCCTGAGAGGACGGCCGCCGGGGCAGATGGGTAAGTGGGGGACGGACGagagctcacacacacacacacacacacacacacacatacacacacacacacacagagagacgaGGTCTAGACTGAATTGTCTGAGCGAGTCGGTTTTGCATATGAGAACAAAAAGAGTGTGAGACAGCTGATGGTCCGAGGACGTGAAGTTCGCCACGACCGCACagccaaacacacactcacacacacacacacacacattcacaatgACTGACTGTCCACACGACAAACACACGCATCTCTCACTGAACAGAGTCTATCGAATCATGCAAATCATTTCAGTGTGATGTTAAAACTATCAGCAGTGAAACATGTCTGTCTGTCCCTCAGAATCTATAAGAGCGACATCACTTCCTCCAGCGCATCATCACTGATCTGTCTGGCGCTTCATACTTGCAGGAGAATcaataaaacacaacaacaaaagcaTCAGTCGTATAAGTTTATGAGGCTGTAACGCTGACACTATGACGTCTATTCAAAGAGCTGAAGTGAGCAGCTGATGatggcaaacacacacacacacacacacacacactctcagggATCAGACGCAGGGTGATGGAGGGGGTCACGAGGGGTCAAAGCTCCGCCCCTCCCCCGTCTCTCTCTCCAGGGTCAATCCCGGTCACAGTCGAGCCAGACAACActgaacacacagacacagaggggaggggcgtgtgtgtgtgtgtgtgtgtgtgtgtgtgagagagttattttggttatttggtcttggttattttgtatttgatttCTCACCTGTAAATACGTTGTttgcataataataaaaaatacttaatTAAAGGCAATAAATgattagagaaaaaaaagtgtgtgagtgtgtgtgtgttttttgtgatttatgaggacacaaatgtgtataatggcatgggtattacactggtattatgacatgaacatgaaatatgaggacatttcatgagtcttcatgtttaaaatagctttaaaaacgtgtgtgtgtgtgtgtgtgagagagagagtatgagtgtgtgtgagacagagagagtgtatgagtgtgtgtgagacagagtgtgtgtgtgtgtgtgtgtgagagagagagtatgagtgtgtgtgagacagagtgtgtgtgtgtgtgtgtgtgtgtgtgtgagacagagagagtgtatgagtgtgtgtgagacagagtgtgtgtgtgtgtgtgtgtgtgtgtgagagagagagtgtatgagtgtgtgtgagacagagtgtgtgtgtgtgtgtgtgtgagagagagagtgtatgagtgtgtgtgagacagagtgtgtgtgtgtgtgtgtgtgagagagagagtgtatgagtgtgtgtgagacagagtgtgtgtgtgtgtgtgtgtgtgtgagagagagagtgtatgagtgtgtgtgagacagagtgtgtgtgtgtgtgtgtgtgtgagagagagagtgtatgagtgtgtgt contains the following coding sequences:
- the pmepa1 gene encoding protein TMEPAI isoform X1, yielding MFSFMGLMNGTTDTHTNVSCTCNCKRSTSFQSMAITQLEFVQILVIVVVMMMMVVVITCLLNHYRLSARSLISRHGRARRRHLPLPSEGSLWSSDAPGSSSAISEQVYTPRPPDRVPSYLQRERLDRFQPTYPYLPHAIIDLPPTISLSDGEEPPPYQGPCTLQLRDPEQQLELNRESVRAPPNRTVFDSPLIDAGISAGRLEGAPPAYSEVIGHYYHPSSLPRHAQTQSAPPALLVQGVIQISRTDSRNTRNKDKQKAQQV
- the pmepa1 gene encoding protein TMEPAI isoform X2 → MFSFMGLMNGTTDTHTNVSCTCNCKRSTSFQSMAITQLEFVQILVIVVVMMMMVVVITCLLNHYRLSARSLISRHGRARRRHLPLPSEGSLWSSDAPGSSSAISEVYTPRPPDRVPSYLQRERLDRFQPTYPYLPHAIIDLPPTISLSDGEEPPPYQGPCTLQLRDPEQQLELNRESVRAPPNRTVFDSPLIDAGISAGRLEGAPPAYSEVIGHYYHPSSLPRHAQTQSAPPALLVQGVIQISRTDSRNTRNKDKQKAQQV